The uncultured Methanoregula sp. genomic sequence TCGACGTGCTTGTACTACTTGAACTGCTACTTGAACTTGCTGAACTGGTTGTGCTAGTAGAGGGAGTTGCAGCAGTTACCGCACACACCATGAACAGGAGTAAGAGGGTGCAGAGAATTCCGGCTCGTTTTTTCATAATTCCTCCAAGAGTTCCCACGTTACGTGGGTTACGATATTTTTTAAATTTACAATTCTGTTTCTGGTTTATTCAGATTGTATGAACGCCGGCAAAATGCCGATTTCAGGGTATGAGACAGATGGTTTCCCCCTAACAGAGGAAGGTACTGTTGTTCTGCGGACAGGTTCCTGCACCCTTTCGGATATTATTTTTAGGGGGGTCACCCGCTGTTCAGGCCTGAGTCATTACGCCTGCGCAAGTAGTACAACCTGGTTACGCCATGTAATGTATATTTTACATTTTGTAATATAAACGTTGTGTTTATCTCATTATACCGCCAGAAAAAATACACACGACTCTATTACACAGATCATGCATCTGGTATATCCGGACATCCCCGGCATGATCTTAAACCTGCAGTGCATTCAATCGATATCGATCGTCCGCACTTCGCTCTCGTAGTTGAAGACCTCTTCAATATTCACTTTGAAGTATCGGGAGATCTTGAAGGCAAGATCGAGTGACGGGACATATTTCCCTTTTTCAATCGCAAGAATGGTCTGCCGCGTGACGCCAATGGCCATAGCAAGATCTTCCTGCGTGAGATCATGCATTGCCCGGAACACTTTGATCTTATTCTTCATCGGTCTCCCAATCCCCGTATTTTCTGGCATAATAGAACCTGAACCCGACATAGAGGAAAATCATCAGGCACAGGAGCCCCAGCTGGAAATATCCCATCATCCTGACGGGCATAATTTCCAGACCCAGGATGTCCTCAAAACGTTCGGAAATCCGTTGCCGCGGAAAGTGGGGGACGTAGAGCAGATTCATGACTGCCCCAATTGAAAAGGCACAAAATACCACCCAGAATACCTGGAATGTTCTCATGGCCGCCTGTTCAGTAATTTTTACGCTCCGCTCATCTTCGATCAGATCGGTGACTTTCTTCCGGG encodes the following:
- a CDS encoding DUF2178 domain-containing protein, producing MKKNTFYLFVGCIALVLLGIFWYSVEVHKALLIEVAFVIGIVVIYLARKKVTDLIEDERSVKITEQAAMRTFQVFWVVFCAFSIGAVMNLLYVPHFPRQRISERFEDILGLEIMPVRMMGYFQLGLLCLMIFLYVGFRFYYARKYGDWETDEE
- a CDS encoding helix-turn-helix transcriptional regulator; the protein is MKNKIKVFRAMHDLTQEDLAMAIGVTRQTILAIEKGKYVPSLDLAFKISRYFKVNIEEVFNYESEVRTIDID